In Symbiobacterium terraclitae, a single window of DNA contains:
- the rapZ gene encoding RNase adapter RapZ, whose protein sequence is MDQPIRLVIVTGMSGAGKTQALKFLEDLGFFCVDNLPPSLLPKLVELFGHSDGKVNRLALGLDIRGGRFFSEIVDALRETARIGVAYQILFMDASDEVLVRRYKESRRRHPLAQQGRLLEAIRKERKVLQELRGLASRIIDTTSLKPSDLRRELQEAFGQEGEAPAFHVNVVSFGFKHGAVLDADLLFDVRFLPNPHYVADLRPLTGEDEAVQEYVMKWAPTQEFFQRLTDLIGFLLPQYVAEGKSQLTIAIGCTGGQHRSVCLARKLADWIRDRGYSVSVEHRDVVHGGEARDSGEARDAGDGAQDGEQP, encoded by the coding sequence ATGGATCAGCCCATTCGCCTGGTGATCGTGACCGGAATGTCCGGCGCGGGCAAGACCCAGGCCCTGAAGTTCCTCGAGGATCTGGGCTTCTTCTGCGTCGACAACCTGCCCCCGTCGCTTCTGCCCAAACTGGTGGAGCTGTTCGGCCACTCCGACGGCAAGGTGAACCGGCTCGCCCTGGGGCTCGACATACGCGGGGGCCGGTTCTTCAGCGAGATCGTGGACGCTCTGCGAGAGACCGCGCGCATCGGCGTGGCCTACCAGATCCTGTTCATGGACGCCTCCGACGAGGTCCTGGTGCGGCGTTACAAGGAGAGCCGCCGCCGCCATCCGCTCGCGCAGCAGGGCAGGCTGCTGGAGGCCATCCGCAAGGAGCGGAAGGTCCTCCAGGAGCTGCGCGGCCTGGCGAGCCGCATCATCGACACCACCAGCCTGAAGCCCTCCGACTTGCGCCGGGAGCTGCAGGAGGCGTTCGGCCAGGAGGGGGAGGCTCCAGCGTTCCACGTGAACGTGGTCTCTTTCGGGTTCAAGCACGGGGCGGTGCTGGATGCCGACCTGCTCTTCGACGTGCGCTTTCTGCCGAACCCGCACTACGTGGCCGATCTGAGGCCGCTCACCGGCGAGGACGAGGCGGTTCAGGAGTACGTGATGAAGTGGGCCCCCACGCAGGAGTTTTTCCAGCGGCTGACCGACCTGATCGGTTTCCTTCTCCCGCAGTATGTGGCGGAGGGCAAGAGCCAGCTGACGATCGCCATCGGCTGTACGGGCGGCCAGCACCGCTCGGTCTGCCTCGCCCGCAAGCTGGCGGACTGGATCCGCGACAGGGGCTACTCGGTCTCGGTGGAGCACCGCGACGTGGTGCACGGCGGTGAAGCGCGGGACAGCGGGGAGGCGCGGGACGCCGGCGACGGCGCGCAGGACGGTGAACAGCCATGA
- a CDS encoding gluconeogenesis factor YvcK family protein, producing MMRVLRWFAPGLNIKRWLLVAVIGVALVVVGLSLALRINLYALVGRWLVENIAVSAAVFRKGPAVVGAVVGVLGLVLTWVGVSRLVHSVLSTLTAREEGVADAFFERRLLLRGPRLVAVGGGTGIPTLLRGMKEYTANISAVVTVADDGGSSGRLRTEFGILPPGDIRNCLVALADTEPLMERLFQYRFTGGEGLTGHPFGNLFILAMSQTTGDFYHAVRASSQVLAVRGRVLPSTLDHVVLRAELADGRMVSGESAIGKAGSPIRRVFLDPVEAGGSVTALGDVITAIEEAEVIVLGPGSLYTSIIPNLLVPGVADAIRRSRALKIYVCNIMTEPGETDGYAVSHHLRALIDHGGYGIVDVCLANNRTVPPQVRARYQEQGAAAVAIDPAAYKLGVQVVARDLLRVEGDYVRHHPEKLAQAIGQLFLTRRPHQERTPWEFFLFRQRLRERSIEEGRR from the coding sequence ATGATGCGCGTCCTCCGCTGGTTCGCGCCGGGGCTCAACATCAAGCGGTGGCTCCTGGTTGCCGTCATCGGCGTGGCACTGGTGGTCGTGGGCCTGTCGCTGGCGCTCCGGATCAACCTCTACGCGCTCGTGGGTCGGTGGCTGGTGGAGAACATTGCGGTCAGCGCGGCCGTGTTTAGGAAGGGGCCGGCTGTCGTCGGGGCCGTGGTCGGCGTGCTGGGGTTGGTCCTCACCTGGGTCGGCGTCAGCAGGCTGGTGCACTCCGTGCTCTCCACGCTGACGGCCCGGGAGGAGGGCGTGGCGGACGCGTTCTTCGAGCGAAGGCTGCTGCTGCGCGGCCCGCGGCTGGTCGCCGTCGGCGGCGGGACGGGCATCCCCACCCTCCTGCGGGGCATGAAGGAGTACACGGCCAACATCTCCGCCGTGGTGACGGTGGCGGACGACGGCGGATCGTCCGGCCGTCTGCGCACGGAGTTCGGCATCCTGCCGCCGGGCGACATCCGCAACTGCCTGGTGGCCCTGGCAGACACCGAGCCGCTGATGGAGCGGCTTTTCCAGTACCGGTTCACGGGCGGCGAGGGGCTCACCGGCCACCCGTTCGGCAACCTCTTCATCCTGGCGATGAGCCAGACCACCGGCGACTTCTACCACGCGGTGCGGGCCTCCAGCCAGGTGCTGGCCGTGCGCGGCCGGGTGCTGCCCTCCACGCTGGACCACGTCGTCCTGCGGGCCGAGCTGGCCGACGGCCGCATGGTCTCCGGCGAGTCGGCCATCGGCAAGGCCGGAAGCCCCATCCGGCGGGTTTTCCTGGACCCGGTGGAGGCGGGCGGGTCCGTCACCGCCCTGGGCGACGTCATCACGGCCATCGAGGAGGCCGAGGTCATCGTGCTCGGCCCCGGCAGCCTGTACACCTCCATCATCCCCAACCTGCTGGTCCCGGGCGTGGCCGACGCGATCCGCCGTTCGCGGGCCCTGAAGATCTACGTGTGCAACATCATGACCGAGCCGGGCGAGACTGACGGCTACGCCGTGTCGCATCACCTCCGGGCGCTGATCGACCACGGCGGCTATGGCATCGTCGATGTCTGCCTCGCCAACAACCGGACGGTGCCGCCCCAGGTGCGCGCCCGCTACCAGGAGCAGGGGGCCGCGGCGGTCGCCATCGACCCGGCGGCGTATAAGCTTGGCGTCCAGGTGGTGGCGCGCGACCTCCTCCGGGTGGAGGGCGACTACGTCCGCCATCATCCGGAGAAGCTGGCGCAGGCGATCGGGCAGCTCTTCCTGACCCGCCGGCCGCACCAGGAGCGCACCCCCTGGGAGTTCTTCCT